The following proteins are encoded in a genomic region of Takifugu flavidus isolate HTHZ2018 chromosome 3, ASM371156v2, whole genome shotgun sequence:
- the LOC130522594 gene encoding LOW QUALITY PROTEIN: inactive ubiquitin carboxyl-terminal hydrolase 53 (The sequence of the model RefSeq protein was modified relative to this genomic sequence to represent the inferred CDS: deleted 2 bases in 1 codon): protein MAWVKFFRRPRGNLGKSYQPGSMLSLAPTKGLLNEPGQNSCFLNSAVQVLWHLDIFRRSLRKLPGHFCLGDSCIFCALKGIFSQFQHSGERALPSDNLRHALAETFKDEHRFQLGFMDDAAECFENILERIHLHIVPEETDACTSHSCITHQKFAMSIYEQSVCRSCGASSDPLPFTELVHYISTTALCQQMLQRKRESFGELLQAASTIGDLRNCPSKCGQKIGIRRVLMNSPEIVTIGFVWDSDQSDLTEDVIRSLGPHLTLSALFYRVTDELAKKAELQLVGMICYSSRHYCAFAFHTKSSKWVFFDDATVKEIGSRWKDVVSKCIKDHFQPLLLFYSNPEGSAITVDEAPRDQYSSHSQYKGSVNGDGKVLESPVPVAKKMELTRENINALLSSGSFKQKTLSTFSRGSNQTSGGRGPVKVASVDPKSRLRDISREVAQKAGEMRGTPIPRKDSERSGHRRPESHHRDPGQDRTYSRSVSPPENGFKQHVESRLYSSQGKGPTRGERTPHLGGRSSQDPARSQPRAQAPGASGGGHRSRRPDGGINGYDTDSSQDSRERPGSRSRPSRPWKPMREVLNVDSVLSGGGGGQMVHQERRQHSPKRRPSSESPTRHRDADFTWGGREERQPKSLMTIYEDEQRHETGGSRSSLDSDSRGGYSDKDRPKGPAALKARNDNWRIQRTESGYESSDRLSNGSANLDSPVVENLRPVPEQHLGRDHLPPRSDDLKTDALQLFSGEPEKGPDLQDGSFLLGQPIQRRQAFRYTPGILERDSGPEENVDGSPVSPVPPYLAKTSSSEWNSSDDLAGPSSEHEESSTVEPLSPPPVPPKTLGLAHPDLPGVRPPPLESPSQPGPRHQPRNGSSLLSHNALRRWIETPPEHRFSSDASSKSGSSDQDRNELSASESDERAPSPNADLADVVLPTTYFSVDNCMTDTYRAQYHRRPAQFPRAEEHTSSGESDAEGRRLPADLQLTEPRTRPEPGYPTVKATARWNPVTPKGLDEHGFL from the exons ggTATTTTTTCCCAGTTCCAGCACAGTGGGGAGCGCGCCCTGCCCTCCGACAACCTGCGTCACGCCTTGGCGGAGACCTTTAAAGACGAGCATCGCTTCCAGCTGGGCTTCATGGACGATGCCGCCGAATGCTTT GAGAACATCCTGGAGAGGATCCACCTGCACATCGTGCCGGAGGAGACGGACGCCTGCACGTCACATTCTTGCATCACGCATCAGAAGTTCGCCATGTCGATCTACGAGCAG TCCGTGTGCCGCAGCTGCGGCGCCTCCTCCGACCCGCTGCCGTTCACCGAGCTGGTGCACTACATCTCCACCACCGCGCTCTG TCAACAGATGCTTCAGCGTAAGCGCGAGTCGTTTGGGGAACTCTTACAAGCGGCAAGCACCATCGGGGACCTTCGGAACTGTCCG AGCAAATGTGGGCAGAAGATCGGGATCCGACGCGTCCTCATGAACTCCCCTGAGATCGTTACCATCGGCTTCGTGTGGGACTCCGACCAGTCGGACCTCACGGAGGACGTGATCCGCTCGCTGGGGCCTCATCTCACCCTCTCCGCG CTCTTCTACAGGGTGACGGATGAACTCGCCAAaaaggcagagctgcagctcgtGGGGATGATCTGCTACTCCAGCCGCCACTACTGTGCCTTCGCCTTCCACACCAAGTCCTCCAAATGGGTCTTCTTCGATGACGCCACGGTGAAGGAG ATTGGCTCCAGGTGGAAAGACGTGGTCAGCAAATGCATCAAAGATCacttccagcctctcctcctgTTCTACTCCAACCCGGAGGGCAGCGCCATCACCGTAGACGAAGCCCCCAGAGACCAGTACAGCAGCCACTCCCAGTACAAGGGCTCCGTTAACGGGGATGGGAAAG TTTTGGAGTCTCCGGTTCCAGTGGCCAAGAAAATGGAACTGACGAGGGAGAACATTAACGCTCTGTTGAGTTCTGGCTCTTTTAAACAGAAGACTTTGTCCACCTTCAGCAGGGGGAGCAACCAGACCAGCGGAGGACGAGGACCAG TTAAAGTCGCCAGCGTCGACCCAAAGAGCCGCCTCAGGGACATTTCCAGAGAAGTTGCCCAGAAGGCTGGAGAAATGCGAGGAACGCCCATCCCTCGAAAGGATTCCGAGAGGAGTGGCCACCGGCGGCCCGAGAGCCACCACAGAG AtccaggtcaggacaggacgtACTCGCGCTCCGTCTCGCCTCCggaaaacggcttcaaacaacACGTGGAAAGCCGCCTCTACAGCAGCCAGGGCAAAGGCCCCACTCGAGGCGAGAGGACGCCCCACCTGGGGGGTCGGTCCTCGCAGGACCCGGCCCGCTCGCAGCCGAGGGCCCAGGCC CCCGGCGCCTCCGGCGGAGGCCACCGCAGCCGGAGGCCGGACGGGGGCATCAATGGATACGACACCGACAGCAGTCAGGATTCCAGAGAGCGTCCGGGAAGCCGCAGTCGGCCGAGCCGCCCCTGGAAGCCGATGCGGGAGGTGTTGAACGTGGACAGCGTCttaagcggcggcggcggcggccaaaTGGTGCATCAGGAACGGAGGCAGCACAGCCCAAAGAGGCGGCCCAGTAGCGAGTCACCGACCCGCCATAGAGACGCAGATTTCacgtgggggggcagagaggagcgcCAACCCAAGAGCCTGATGACCATCTACGAGGACGAGCAGAGGCACGAGACCGGCGGCAGCCGCAGCTCGCTGGACTCGGACAGCCGGGGCGGCTACAGCGACAAGGACCGCCCCAAAGGCCCGGCGGCGCTGAAGGCTCGCAACGACAactggaggatccagaggacCGAGTCTGGATACGAGAGCAGCGACAGGCTGAGCAACGGCTCGGCCAACCTGGACTCGCCCGTGGTGGAGAACCTCCGGCCCGTCCCAGAGCAGCACCTGGGCAG GGACCACCTCCCTCCGAGGAGCGACGATCTGAAGACTGACGCTTTGCAGCTTTTCTCCG GTGAACCGGAAAAAGGCCCAGATCTCCAGGATGGGAGCTTCCTGCTGGGTCAGCCCATCCAAAG ACGCCAGGCCTTCAGATACACTCCTGGAATCCTGGAGCGGGACAGCGGACCGGAGGAGAACGTGGACGGGAGCCCGGTCAGCCCGGTGCCCCCCTACTTGGCAAAGACCAGCAGCTCTGAGTGGAACAGCTCGGACGACCTCGCCGGACCGTCCTCTGAGCACGAGGAGTCCAGTACCGTTGAACCTCTGTCGCCCCCGCCGGTGCCCCCCAAGACCTTGGGACTGGCTCATCCCGATTTGCCCGGCGTGCGCCCCCCACCCCTGGAGTCACCGTCCCAGCCCGGCCCACGTCACCAGCCCAGAAAcggctcctctctgctgtcccACAACGCCCTCCGCCGCTGGATCGAGACCCCCCCCGAGCACAGGTTCTCGTCGGACGCCAGCTCCAAGTCGGGCTCGTCGGACCAGGACCGGAACGAGCTGTCGGCCAGCGAGAGCGACGAGAGGGCGCCCAGCCCCAACGCCGACCTTGCAGACGTGGTTCTTCCGACCACCTACTTCTCCGTGGACAACTGCATGACGGACACGTACCGGGCCCAGTACCACAGGAGGCCGGCCCAGTTCCCGAGGGCGGAGGAACACACGTCGTCGGGGGAGAGTGACGCGGAGGGGAGGAGGCTGCCCGCAGACCTTCAGCTGACGGAgcccagaaccagaccagaaccag GGTACCCGACGGTGAAGGCCACGGCCCGGTGGAACCCGGTCACCCCCAAAGGTCTGGACGAGCACGGCTTCCTCTGA